The segment ATAATGTTGAGAGGCGCAAGAGTTGATGGCCAACCGAGATTGCCTTCCATGAGGTCACCCGGCGACCCCGCCGGGCTGACGGGAATCGGCGAGATGGCAACTGATTGGGACGAGTCGCAGACGGCGGAAGACCTGATTGTTCCGACGGGGGGGGCAGGCAGTGGCGTTCGGCGCGCCCGACCTGTGGCCAATCCACTTGGGCCGATCATCGAGATCCGGCATCTTGAGAGGCCGCGAATCGGCCGGCTTTACGCCGGGGGCGTTTTGCTGGCAGCCGGTGTCATTGTCGGCATCGGTCTTTGGCTGGTTCCTGCCCAGGGTCATGTGGGCACCCACCGACAACTGGGTCTCTTGCCCTGTGGTTTTCTCACCATGACCGGCTATCCGTGTCCGACCTGCGGTATGACAACGGCGTTTGCCCATGCTGTTCGCGGGCAGGTGGTCGACTCGATCCGGTCGCAACCGGCGGGATTTGTGCTTGCTCTTGTGACGATCCTGATCGGGGCCAGCGCCGCCGGGGCCATGACCGTCGGGCGTTACCCGGCGATCAACTGGTATCGGGTCAACCCGACGAGTTTCGTGTGGTATGCGGCTGTGGGGCTGGTGCTGGCGTGGGGAGTCAAGATTGCCCTGGGACTGCTGGACGGCAGTCTTCCCGCCCGGTAGCCTGCACATCGCGTCCTGGAGGATTGACATGGAGATCAAGCGGCATCCGGCAAGACCGGCCCTGGGAATTCTGATTTCCGCAAGTATCGCGGTGCTCGCTGGATGCGGGCCGACGGGAGCCTTTCTGGCCGCGACACTTCCGGACACCGAGAAGGTGCCGCCCGAGTTCAATCGACTGCCAGGCCGAACCGTCCTGATCCACGTCTACGCCCTTCCTGAAATCCGCTGGGCGTACGAAAAGGTGTCGCTGGACGTGGCCGCGTACCTGGCAGACCACCTTGCGCGGCACGTGAAGGGCGTGAACATCGTGGACGTGGTGCGGGTCAGCAGCTACATGGAAAAGACGCCGGGAAGCGAGAACGACCCGGTGGGCGTCGGGAAGCATTTCAATGCCGAGATGGTCATCGAGGTGTCGGTCTACAAGCTCAGCGTCCGTGATCCGGGCATGGCCCACTTTTATCGCGGGCGCATGGCAGCATCGGTCGTGGTCTACGATCTGACACGACCCAACGAGCCGCCGGAGCGGATTCCTCTGGGCGACGTAGAGGTGGCGGTTCCCGAGGAAGGGCCTGTCGGTCTGACGGGTGTCACCGCAGTTCAAGTGCGTCAGCAAACCTATCTCGCATTCGCGACCCAGGTGGGCAGGAAGTTCCATGAATATGAGAGACCCATCGAATAATCGGGTCGGGCAAGCGAGACAGGCGTTGTCTCGCGTCCTCGTGCTGGGTGTCGGCTTGGCGACCGTCACCGGTTGCGGGCCGGAGTTTGGTGCCGTGATCTACCACCTTGGGGTGGGGGCGGAGCAGAAGGTTCGTGCGGAGTTCAAGCTTCCGGCCGGCCCGGTGCTTATTCTTGTCGATGATGAAATGGATCTCGTATCTCCGCCCTCGACGCGTGAGACACTGGTTGACGAGCTGGCGACGCGGCTCAAGGAACACAAGGTTGTGGAACGGGTGACGACCAATGAAGAGCTCGCCTTGATTCGCCGGTCGGCGGCGGATTTTGACGAGCTTTCAGTCCGCGAGGTCGGTCGCCGAGCGAACGCCGACACGGTTATCTGGATGAACGTCGAGGACTTTTACGTTGACAGAGACCTGGAAATGATGGTCGCTCCGGCCCGGTTCGGGGTGAAGCTGAAGGTTTTCAATGCCAGGGAGGAGGACCGGCTCAAGATCCGCCTCTGGCCTCCGGAGCGAGATGGCCGGCGGATTGACATCACCATCAGCCCTCATGAGGCCCGCAGATGCAAGAGCCGTTCCGAACTCGACCGGCTCCTGGCGAGCACGATGGCCGACGAGGTGGCCAAGCTGTTCTATGATCACAAGGTTGAAACGCGGTGATCCGTTGCCACATGTGAATCCTGCCGGTGTGGGTCGTGGGATCAGCCACTTTCCTGAAGGTATCGGACGAACGCACAGCGGATGACTCTCGCCGATTGCATGCGACTGTTGGGACTGCCAGAGACCGCGACCGTCGAGGAAATCAAGCGGGCGTACCGACGCCTGGCACAACGACTGCATCCCGACAAGAAAAGGGGCGATCTTGACGCCCAGTCGCAGTTTATTGAAGTCTCAAAGGCCTATCGTATGCTGGTGAGTGCGGCACGGGCTTGTCGACAGGGCAAGCCGGTTGGCACGTGCCGTGACTGCGGTGATTTCGGCGAGGTGAGCATCGGGCTTGACGGCCATCCGCGTTGCGGAAGGTGTGTTTTCCACCCGGCCGGCGGCCGGCTGCTTCCGCTGCCGGTGTACGTGGTTGTCAAATGCACGGTGACCATCGTGTTGTTAGCAGCGGGTGCGTACCTGCTGCTGTTGGCGACGGCGACCGACAGTAAGGCATACGGCATGGCTGCGGCGTGCGCCGGCATGCTGGGACTGATCTCGTTGGCGATAACCTGCCTGAGCATCGTGCGGTGCATTCATCCGGGGGATCGGGTCAGGCAAAGGAATTGGTCGAGTATCCGGAGGCGATTGCGAATCGACGGACCGTCGTGAGGAAGAGGTGAGGACGGACGAGCCGCCGGATACTTCCAACGGCGTTGCCTGCCTGCCCTGGCGTTTTCTCTTTGGGATCCATTTCATTGCCTTGGGCGCGGCGTTGACCTGAACGCCGTTCCGCTGGCCTGGGCTTTGGGGTTCGGCTATGCTGTGGGCCGACCTTGATGTCCGACGGAACAGGCGGATAGCGGATGGCGGAGAGTCGAGTGAAGGCGGCAACCTGGAGCGATCGGGGACCCGGGTGGCGGCGATCTGGGAGTCTGGATTGTGTCTTTGGATCTGCGGAAAGTACGCAATATCGGGATTGCCGCCCACATTGACGCCGGCAAGACGACGACGACCGAGCGATTCCTCTATTACACCGGCAAGACGCACAAGATGGGGGAGGTCGACGACGGTACCACCGTCACTGACTTTGACCAAGAAGAACAGCAGCGGGGGATCACCATCTACTCGGCGGCCGTCAGTTGCCCCTGGCGCGACCACACCATCAACCTGATCGACACCCCCGGCCACGTGGACTTCACCGCCGAGGTGGAGCGGTCGCTGCGGGTGCTGGACGGAGCGGTGGTGGTGTTCGATGCCAAGGAAGGTGTGGAAGCCCAGTCGGAAACCGTCTGGCGGCAGGCCAGCAAGTATCGTGTACCGCGGATCTGCTTTATTAACAAAATGGACAAGGTCGGGGCGGACTTTGCGGCCTCGTTCAAGTCGATCCGCGAGCGTCTGGGAGCCAATCCCATTCCGGTGCAGATTCCCATTGGCGCCGAGTCCCATTTCGAGGGCATCGTCGACCTGCTTGAGATGAAAGCCATCTATTACGA is part of the Phycisphaerae bacterium genome and harbors:
- a CDS encoding DUF2752 domain-containing protein, producing the protein MRSPGDPAGLTGIGEMATDWDESQTAEDLIVPTGGAGSGVRRARPVANPLGPIIEIRHLERPRIGRLYAGGVLLAAGVIVGIGLWLVPAQGHVGTHRQLGLLPCGFLTMTGYPCPTCGMTTAFAHAVRGQVVDSIRSQPAGFVLALVTILIGASAAGAMTVGRYPAINWYRVNPTSFVWYAAVGLVLAWGVKIALGLLDGSLPAR
- a CDS encoding J domain-containing protein, with the protein product MTLADCMRLLGLPETATVEEIKRAYRRLAQRLHPDKKRGDLDAQSQFIEVSKAYRMLVSAARACRQGKPVGTCRDCGDFGEVSIGLDGHPRCGRCVFHPAGGRLLPLPVYVVVKCTVTIVLLAAGAYLLLLATATDSKAYGMAAACAGMLGLISLAITCLSIVRCIHPGDRVRQRNWSSIRRRLRIDGPS
- a CDS encoding GTP-binding protein, which codes for MSLDLRKVRNIGIAAHIDAGKTTTTERFLYYTGKTHKMGEVDDGTTVTDFDQEEQQRGITIYSAAVSCPWRDHTINLIDTPGHVDFTAEVERSLRVLDGAVVVFDAKEGVEAQSETVWRQASKYRVPRICFINKMDKVGADFAASFKSIRERLGANPIPVQIPIGAESHFEGIVDLLEMKAIYYEREQLGAKFRIVDIPAKLQDAAREARHELEERLAEVSEPIMEKFVHDEPIIADDLKPAIRAATVAD